A genomic segment from Wolbachia endosymbiont of Ctenocephalides felis wCfeF encodes:
- a CDS encoding Transcription termination/antitermination protein NusG encodes MEYKWYIIKVDYGHERHVRELVNSSTYFKEVFIPYQTVSDSKSGIRELCEVYVCMHLCDESRDILNQTPGFCSDESGNFEVVSDDEMSLKRREFDKYKWYILRVASNYEEKVCQHVLENSMRLGVSNYFKEVFIPYEEPSEAELRSKKTVTRRKCFPGYVFLYVNLCDEVLNFVNNIPKSLKVYGFLKNGNVPKVILDDEIRSMCNALYNAQETKKLSHGYEKGEKVKINDGLFQNFTGKVDMINDEKKIINVEVSILGKPTIIELDLAQVEKIED; translated from the coding sequence ATGGAATATAAATGGTACATTATTAAAGTTGATTACGGGCATGAGAGGCACGTACGTGAGTTAGTAAACAGCAGTACTTATTTCAAGGAGGTATTTATTCCTTATCAAACGGTAAGTGATTCAAAATCTGGCATAAGGGAGTTGTGTGAAGTGTACGTATGTATGCATCTATGTGATGAGAGTAGGGATATTCTGAATCAAACACCTGGGTTCTGCAGTGATGAGTCTGGTAATTTTGAAGTAGTTTCAGATGATGAAATGAGTTTAAAGCGTAGAGAATTCGACAAATACAAATGGTATATTTTGAGGGTTGCTTCCAATTACGAAGAAAAGGTGTGTCAACACGTGTTAGAAAATTCTATGAGATTAGGAGTTAGCAATTATTTTAAGGAAGTTTTTATCCCATATGAAGAGCCAAGTGAGGCGGAATTAAGGTCTAAAAAAACTGTTACACGAAGAAAATGCTTTCCTGGTTATGTTTTTTTATATGTAAATTTATGCGATGAAGTGTTAAACTTTGTTAATAATATACCAAAGTCTCTTAAAGTTTATGGGTTCTTAAAAAATGGTAATGTTCCCAAGGTGATTTTGGATGATGAGATTCGCTCAATGTGTAATGCACTTTATAATGCTCAAGAGACGAAAAAGTTAAGTCACGGTTATGAAAAGGGAGAAAAGGTGAAAATTAACGATGGTCTTTTTCAAAATTTTACTGGTAAAGTAGATATGATTAACGATGAGAAAAAAATTATTAATGTAGAAGTGTCAATTCTAGGTAAGCCAACAATAATAGAGTTAGATTTAGCTCAAGTAGAGAAAATAGAGGATTAA
- a CDS encoding Elongation factor Tu, whose product MTQVVEAFGKPHMNVGTIGHVDHGKTTLTAAITKYYGNFVAYDQIDKAPEERKRGITIATAHVEYQTEKRHYAHVDCPGHADYVKNMIVGAAQMDAAILVVSGVDGPMPQTREHILLAKQVGVKHIVVYINKADVADHDMIGLVEMEVRELLTKYGFPGEEVPVIVGSALKVLEGDEDSEYGKKSMDKLVKALDEYVPDQPRPVDLPFLMPIEDVFSISGRGTVVTGRIEKGEVKMGEEIEIIGLKATQKTICTGVEMFKKLLDKGCAGLNVGILLRGTKREEVERGQVLAKPGTITPHKRFKAEVYILKKEEGGRHTPFFANYQPQFYIRTTDVTGSIKLLEGKEMVMPGDNVSIEVELQVSIAMDKGLRFAIREGGRTVGSGVVSEILE is encoded by the coding sequence ATGACACAAGTAGTAGAAGCATTTGGCAAGCCGCATATGAATGTGGGGACAATAGGGCATGTGGATCATGGGAAGACGACATTGACAGCGGCAATAACGAAATATTATGGGAATTTTGTAGCATACGATCAAATAGATAAAGCACCAGAAGAGAGGAAAAGGGGGATAACGATCGCAACAGCACACGTTGAATATCAGACGGAAAAGAGGCATTATGCACACGTCGATTGTCCTGGGCATGCTGACTATGTAAAAAACATGATAGTAGGTGCAGCGCAGATGGATGCGGCAATATTGGTAGTGTCAGGGGTTGATGGGCCGATGCCACAAACAAGAGAACACATATTACTGGCAAAGCAAGTTGGTGTTAAGCATATTGTGGTATACATAAATAAAGCTGATGTTGCTGATCACGATATGATTGGTTTAGTGGAGATGGAAGTCAGAGAATTGCTAACGAAGTATGGCTTTCCTGGAGAAGAAGTACCAGTTATTGTGGGTTCGGCATTGAAGGTGCTGGAAGGTGACGAAGATAGTGAATATGGAAAGAAATCAATGGATAAATTGGTGAAAGCATTAGATGAGTATGTGCCAGATCAGCCGAGGCCTGTGGATTTACCATTTTTAATGCCAATAGAAGATGTATTTTCGATATCTGGGCGTGGAACTGTAGTAACAGGAAGAATAGAAAAGGGAGAAGTGAAGATGGGTGAAGAGATAGAAATAATAGGTCTAAAAGCAACGCAAAAGACGATATGTACAGGTGTTGAGATGTTTAAGAAGTTACTGGACAAGGGATGTGCAGGACTCAATGTGGGGATACTGTTGAGGGGGACAAAGAGAGAAGAAGTGGAGAGAGGGCAGGTGTTGGCAAAGCCAGGGACAATAACGCCACACAAGAGGTTTAAGGCGGAAGTGTATATATTGAAGAAAGAAGAAGGAGGGAGGCATACGCCATTTTTTGCAAATTATCAGCCACAATTTTATATAAGGACGACAGATGTAACGGGGAGTATAAAATTGCTGGAAGGGAAAGAAATGGTAATGCCGGGAGATAATGTAAGTATAGAAGTGGAATTGCAAGTATCAATAGCGATGGATAAGGGATTGCGTTTTGCAATAAGAGAGGGTGGTAGAACTGTTGGTTCTGGTGTTGTTTCCGAGATTTTGGAGTAG
- a CDS encoding Carbamoyl-phosphate synthase small chain, which yields MQDAILVLQDGKCFLGKSVGKKSKCIGEICFTTGITGYQHTITDPSFADQIITFTFPHIGNIGINNKDNEGGKKIFASGVIMRELSSASHPSSCISLNDWLERNNVVGISGVDTRALTRYLQKHRPQSGIICPLTCSPMCDAGIYDDQTTLVIEDLLDELKKYKPLNGVEIINKVSLSNSFKNDLNAKYKVVVIDFGVKASIVSRLTELGCAIKLIKPNKGFAQKILSMDPDGIVLSNGPGDPQEIGESMILEIDVIIKSKIPVFGICMGHQLLAITLGAKTFKMNVGHRGSNHPVYNVSNERVEITSQNHGFVVDPSSLPSNVEVTHISLFDNSIEGIMMKNYPVFSVQYHPEEAPGTHDSHYLFRHFINSIELCKMKSA from the coding sequence GTGCAAGATGCGATTTTAGTTTTACAAGATGGTAAGTGCTTTTTAGGAAAATCAGTAGGTAAGAAAAGCAAGTGCATAGGTGAGATCTGTTTTACCACTGGTATCACTGGTTACCAGCATACTATAACTGACCCCTCTTTTGCCGATCAAATTATAACGTTCACTTTCCCTCATATTGGCAACATTGGGATAAACAACAAAGATAATGAAGGAGGAAAGAAAATTTTTGCAAGTGGCGTGATTATGCGTGAACTTTCTTCTGCCTCTCATCCTTCATCATGTATCAGTTTAAATGATTGGTTGGAGAGAAATAACGTAGTTGGAATATCAGGAGTTGATACTAGAGCCTTGACAAGATATTTGCAAAAACATCGACCCCAAAGTGGAATTATATGCCCATTGACCTGCTCTCCGATGTGTGACGCTGGAATCTATGATGACCAAACTACTCTTGTAATAGAGGATTTGCTGGATGAATTGAAGAAATACAAACCTTTAAATGGAGTAGAGATAATCAATAAAGTCAGTTTAAGTAATAGCTTTAAAAACGATCTTAATGCAAAATACAAAGTTGTGGTGATTGATTTCGGTGTAAAAGCTAGTATAGTTTCACGCTTAACAGAACTTGGTTGTGCAATTAAACTGATTAAGCCAAATAAAGGTTTTGCTCAGAAAATATTAAGCATGGATCCGGATGGTATAGTACTTTCAAATGGTCCTGGTGATCCACAAGAAATAGGAGAAAGTATGATTCTAGAGATAGACGTTATTATAAAATCTAAAATACCAGTCTTTGGCATATGCATGGGTCACCAATTGCTTGCAATTACTTTAGGAGCAAAGACCTTCAAGATGAATGTTGGTCACCGAGGAAGTAACCATCCAGTTTATAATGTGAGTAACGAAAGAGTTGAGATCACCAGCCAAAATCACGGGTTTGTTGTTGATCCATCTTCTCTGCCAAGTAACGTTGAAGTTACTCATATTTCTCTGTTTGATAATAGTATAGAGGGAATAATGATGAAGAATTACCCGGTTTTTTCTGTACAATACCACCCAGAAGAAGCTCCAGGTACGCATGATTCACATTATCTATTTAGGCACTTTATTAACAGTATTGAATTGTGTAAAATGAAGTCTGCATAA
- a CDS encoding Methionyl-tRNA formyltransferase: MKVVFMGSPEFAVGALSLLLKSENKIIAVYTKAPKPSGRGQKLTKSPIHVVAEENGIEVCIPTSLKSSVEQEQFKNFKPDVAVVAAYGLILPKEILSIPKYGCINIHPSLLPRWRGAAPIQHTILAGDQETGVSIMQLNEGLDSGPVLKQKKFLIKKNDNYKTLHDKLSALGSNLLMEVLNEIEKQVPLEQNDDNACYADKVEDYKIYASDICEVAYRKVKAFYPKAFVKIENKRFRILDADFELNASLTSAQGEIVNDNMHISLRSGTLIPKVVQMEGRNPCSVEDFVRGLKFSMVKKLIE, translated from the coding sequence ATGAAAGTTGTTTTCATGGGGTCACCAGAATTTGCTGTTGGTGCGTTGAGCTTGTTATTGAAGTCAGAGAATAAGATAATAGCAGTATATACCAAGGCCCCGAAACCTTCGGGGCGTGGACAGAAACTGACGAAATCTCCAATACATGTTGTTGCTGAGGAAAATGGTATAGAGGTGTGCATTCCTACCTCTCTAAAATCTTCGGTAGAGCAAGAACAGTTTAAAAATTTCAAACCAGACGTTGCAGTTGTTGCTGCATATGGGTTGATACTTCCAAAAGAAATTTTGAGTATTCCAAAATATGGTTGTATTAATATTCATCCTTCGCTGCTGCCTAGATGGCGCGGTGCAGCTCCCATACAGCATACAATTTTGGCGGGAGACCAGGAGACTGGGGTTAGCATTATGCAATTGAACGAAGGACTGGATTCTGGCCCTGTTTTAAAACAGAAAAAATTTCTGATTAAAAAAAACGACAATTACAAGACATTGCATGATAAACTGTCTGCGCTGGGTAGCAATTTACTGATGGAAGTGTTAAATGAAATTGAAAAACAGGTTCCTTTAGAACAAAACGATGATAATGCGTGCTACGCTGATAAAGTGGAAGACTATAAAATTTATGCGAGTGATATTTGCGAAGTTGCTTATAGGAAAGTTAAAGCATTTTACCCCAAAGCGTTCGTCAAGATAGAGAATAAACGTTTCAGGATACTGGATGCTGACTTTGAATTAAATGCTTCTTTAACTTCAGCACAAGGTGAAATTGTTAATGATAATATGCACATAAGTTTGAGGAGCGGCACTTTAATCCCCAAAGTTGTGCAAATGGAGGGAAGAAACCCCTGTAGTGTTGAAGATTTTGTTCGCGGATTAAAATTTAGCATGGTAAAAAAGCTTATAGAGTAA
- a CDS encoding 50S ribosomal protein L20, with protein MARVKRGVTTHARHKKILKLAKGYRGRAKSCYRIALQRVEKALQYAYRDRRNRKRDFRSLWIIRINAAVREHGITYGRFMYGLTLAGIGLNRKVLAEMAVNYKDDFAELVETVSDKLAENS; from the coding sequence ATGGCTCGAGTAAAACGTGGGGTTACTACTCATGCTCGTCACAAGAAAATATTAAAGTTAGCAAAGGGCTATAGAGGACGTGCAAAAAGTTGTTACAGAATTGCTTTACAAAGGGTTGAAAAAGCATTACAATACGCTTATAGGGACAGAAGAAATCGCAAGCGCGATTTTCGTAGCCTGTGGATAATACGTATCAATGCAGCAGTAAGAGAGCATGGGATTACTTATGGTAGATTCATGTATGGTCTCACGCTTGCTGGAATTGGTTTGAATAGAAAAGTCCTTGCTGAAATGGCTGTTAATTATAAAGATGATTTTGCAGAACTAGTAGAGACTGTAAGCGACAAATTAGCAGAAAATTCTTGA
- a CDS encoding 50S ribosomal protein L35, which yields MKRMKLKTKSSVKKRFNLTAKGKVISTQSGKRHGMIKRSKSNIRNQRGTTILGKSDSRIVKLYMPYGI from the coding sequence ATGAAGAGAATGAAATTAAAAACCAAATCTTCCGTTAAAAAGCGCTTTAATCTTACAGCTAAAGGCAAGGTTATTTCTACTCAGTCAGGCAAAAGGCATGGCATGATAAAGAGGAGTAAATCCAACATCCGTAACCAGCGTGGTACAACGATTCTTGGTAAATCTGATTCGCGTATAGTTAAGCTTTACATGCCTTATGGTATTTAA
- a CDS encoding Integration host factor subunit alpha, with protein MDYVTTKDMTVTKATIAEDINREIGLSKEDSAAIVDDILDEIKAGLVKDGIVKISSFGTFLVKKKKERPGNIPNTPKKVVVQARNSVSFRPSKVIKNLINE; from the coding sequence ATGGATTACGTTACGACAAAAGATATGACAGTAACTAAGGCAACAATAGCTGAGGATATAAATCGAGAAATCGGTTTGTCAAAAGAAGACTCTGCTGCAATAGTAGACGATATATTGGATGAGATAAAGGCAGGCTTAGTGAAGGATGGAATAGTCAAAATATCATCCTTTGGGACGTTCTTGGTTAAAAAAAAGAAGGAAAGGCCAGGAAATATACCAAATACACCAAAAAAAGTAGTAGTTCAGGCAAGAAATTCAGTTTCTTTTAGGCCTTCAAAAGTGATAAAAAATTTAATCAATGAATAA
- a CDS encoding Peptidoglycan glycosyltransferase MrdB: protein MPFAIHQLVVFSFFFLLAIAMSFIEIDFYLKYAYLFYIAAVTSLLLVNFFGSHIMGATRWIRIGPISLQPSEFAKVGLILALARYFNKQSVYKMMEFQRLFKAFIIIFLPVFLVLKQPNLGTAVIMLFIGASIIFTAIIKRSHLIVFGTIGILVIPTIWPFLRSYHKQRILSFLDSSVDPLGIGYNAQQSQIAIGSGGLLGKGFVNGSQTQLGFLPEKRTDFAFAVLGEEWGFLGSMVLVFLYTTLFAIIFSIAYRSKNYFSKLVSIGIFAFFGVHFAVNIGMTIGLLPVIGDPLPFLSYGGSTTAASLICVGLLLSSITSAKDLRLSSRFYSREGL from the coding sequence ATGCCATTTGCGATTCATCAACTAGTTGTATTCTCTTTCTTTTTTCTATTAGCTATAGCTATGTCATTCATAGAGATAGATTTTTATTTGAAGTATGCCTACCTTTTTTATATAGCAGCAGTAACTTCGCTGCTGTTAGTAAACTTTTTTGGTTCGCACATAATGGGTGCAACAAGGTGGATAAGAATTGGGCCAATTAGTTTGCAACCGTCAGAGTTTGCAAAAGTAGGCTTAATACTTGCACTTGCTCGTTATTTTAATAAGCAAAGTGTGTATAAAATGATGGAGTTTCAAAGGTTATTTAAGGCATTTATAATTATTTTCTTACCTGTATTTTTGGTACTAAAGCAGCCTAATTTAGGCACGGCCGTGATAATGTTATTTATAGGAGCATCGATTATATTCACAGCAATAATCAAAAGATCTCATTTGATAGTTTTTGGAACGATTGGCATTCTTGTAATACCAACTATCTGGCCTTTTTTACGCTCTTATCACAAGCAAAGGATACTGTCGTTTTTGGATTCATCAGTGGATCCCCTTGGAATAGGCTATAATGCGCAGCAATCCCAGATAGCTATAGGTTCAGGAGGTTTGCTTGGCAAAGGCTTTGTTAATGGAAGTCAAACTCAGCTTGGGTTTTTACCGGAAAAGCGCACAGATTTCGCTTTTGCGGTGCTTGGCGAGGAATGGGGGTTTTTAGGTAGCATGGTTTTGGTTTTCCTCTATACTACGCTGTTTGCTATAATATTCTCTATTGCTTATAGATCAAAAAATTATTTTTCTAAGTTAGTGTCTATCGGCATTTTTGCCTTTTTTGGCGTTCATTTCGCCGTAAATATCGGAATGACGATCGGTCTTTTACCCGTAATAGGTGATCCGTTGCCATTCCTATCCTATGGAGGAAGCACAACTGCTGCAAGCTTAATATGTGTAGGACTGCTACTTAGCTCTATAACGTCTGCAAAAGACTTGAGGCTAAGCTCTCGATTTTATTCGCGAGAAGGTCTGTAG